One stretch of Miscanthus floridulus cultivar M001 chromosome 18, ASM1932011v1, whole genome shotgun sequence DNA includes these proteins:
- the LOC136520488 gene encoding uncharacterized protein, translating into MASSAQPASGASRAVVLRLDDLALPPRYLTVPSHLPVSDLLGSLPLPSSSYYLTADGRPLPGSSPVSALPPSASVQLRLRALRGGGGDGGATGAESRDCYLSMYLAKKPDKADPNEARLSRFTCCALSGEPLAAPAVADRLGNLYNKEPLVEALLHKRLPKALSHIRGLRDMIPIHLHPRPDAEAAGEEVRFQCPITGLEFNGKYQFLALRGCGHVLSVKALKEVKSSACLVCHKEFDEADKMPINGTEEEVAVLRKRMEEERGKVKEKKEKKVGNGLSGNKHAAATVAAGADKLENGKKGEAASGKRFKAADHAPAHANKEVYASIFTSSRKSDFKETYSCRSLPLGRN; encoded by the coding sequence ATGGCCAGCTCCGCGCAACCCGCCTCAGGCGCCTCCAGGGCCGTGGTGCTCCGCCTCGACGACCTGGCGCTGCCCCCGCGGTACCTCACCGTCCCGTCCCACCTCCCCGTCTCTGACCTCCTCGGCTCCCTCCCGCTCCCCTCCTCCTCGTACTACCTCACCGCCGACGGCCGCCCGCTGCCGGGCTCATCCCCGGTGTCGGCGCTCCCGCCGTCGGCCTCCGTCCAGCTCCGCCTCCGCGCGCTCCGGGGCGGCGGAGGCGACGGCGGCGCCACGGGCGCCGAGTCCCGCGACTGCTACCTCTCCATGTACCTCGCCAAGAAGCCCGACAAGGCGGACCCCAACGAGGCCCGCCTCTCGCGCTTCACCTGCTGCGCGCTCTCCGGGGAGCCCCTCGCCGCGCCCGCCGTCGCCGACCGCCTCGGCAACCTCTACAACAAGGAGCCGCTCGTCGAGGCGCTGCTCCACAAGCGCCTGCCCAAGGCGCTGTCCCACATCCGGGGGCTACGCGACATGATCCCCATCCACCTGCACCCCAGGCCGGACGCCGAGGCTGCCGGGGAGGAAGTCCGGTTCCAGTGCCCCATCACCGGCCTCGAGTTCAACGGGAAGTACCAGTTCCTCGCGCTCCGTGGGTGCGGCCACGTGCTCAGCGTCAAGGCGCTCAAGGAGGTCAAGTCGTCCGCATGCTTGGTCTGCCACAAGGAGTTTGATGAGGCCGACAAGATGCCCATCAACGGGACTGAAGAGGAGGTGGCCGTGCTGAGGAAGAGGATGGAGGAGGAGAGggggaaggtgaaggagaagaaggagaagaaggtggGGAATGGCCTCAGTGGGAATAAGCACGCTGCTGCTACTGTTGCGGCAGGGGCTGACAAGTTAGAGAATGGGAAGAAGGGTGAGGCGGCTTCAGGAAAGCGCTTCAAGGCTGCTGACCATGCACCAGCCCATGCCAATAAGGAAGTGTATGCGTCCATATTCACATCGTCCAGGAAGTCGGATTTCAAGGAGACATATTCATGCCGGTCGCTTCCATTGGGAAGGAATTGA
- the LOC136521709 gene encoding bHLH transcription factor RHL1-like isoform X1, which produces MQPSGREIAGGEGGSVAQQADDFFDQMLSTLPSAWADLGAGGKSPWELTASAGAGAGAAEDPAAQNHFGDESALLASRLRQHQISGGDIKSSASPVMLQLSDLHRHGGLGGEDSGGNGFSPLPLFTDRSAAPAREEMEGGFKSPNSAGGDHSLFNGFGMHGAASGLPQFGQSGSMSPQSLGGPAASGGAPPAGGAASSAGGGAAPPRQQRQRARRGQATDPHSIAERLRRERIAERMKSLQELVPNGNKTDKASMLDEIIDYVKFLQLQVKVLSMSRLGGAAGMAPLVASMASSEGNSNGRGGGNNSGGKGGGGAGATTMSGSGENGNGGGVRVTEHQVAKMMEEDMGTAMQYLQGKGLCLMPISLASAISSATSSASLLSRPPAVGRHAVAATAGQMHDANGGAAAATTSANSAGGGGGGDDSRSAKDGGGKQ; this is translated from the exons ATGCAGCCGAGCGGCCGTGAGATCGCCGGCGGCGAGGGCGGGAGCGTGGCGCAGCAGGCGGACGACTTCTTCGACCAGATGCTGTCCACGCTGCCCTCCGCGTGGGCTGACCTGGGCGCCGGTGGCAAGTCGCCCTGGGAACTCACCGCGAGcgcgggcgccggcgccggcgcggccgAGGACCCCGCCGCGCAGAACCACTTCGGCGACGAGTCGGCGCTGCTCGCGTCCCGCCTCCGGCAGCACCAGATCAGCGGCGGGGACATCAAGTCCTCCGCCTCCCCGGTCATGCTGCAGCTCAGTGACCTGCACCGCCACGGCGGCCTGGGGGGCGAGGACAGCGGGGGCAACGGGTTCTCCCCGCTGCCGCTCTTCACGGACCGGTCCGCCGCGCCGGCTCGGGAGGAGATGGAGGGCGGCTTCAAGTCGCCCAACTCCGCC GGAGGTGATCACTCCTTGTTCAACGGGTTTGGGATGCACGGCGCGGCCTCCGGGCTGCCACAATTTGGCCAG AGTGGATCAATGTCGCCGCAGAGCCTGGGAGGGCctgcggcgagcggcggcgcacCCCCAGCTGGCGGGGCAGCTTCATcggccggcggcggggcggcacccccgcggcagcagcggcagcgggcgAGGAGAGGGCAGGCCACTGACCCCCACAGCATAGCGGAACGT CTTCGAAGGGAGAGGATCGCGGAGCGGATGAAGTCGCTGCAGGAGCTGGTCCCGAACGGCAACAAG ACGGACAAGGCGTCGATGCTGGACGAGATCATCGACTACGTGAAGTTCCTGCAGCTACAAGTCAAG GTTCTCAGCATGAGCCGGCTGGGAGGAGCCGCCGGCATGGCGCCTCTGGTTGCAAGCATGGCTTCATCTGAG GGCAACAGCAATGGAAGAGGCGGCGGCAACAACAGCGGCGGAaaaggcggcggcggtgctggtgCTACCACCATGAGCGGCAGCGGCGAGAACGGCAACGGCGGCGGGGTGCGGGTGACGGAGCATCAGGTGGCGAAGatgatggaggaggacatgggcACGGCCATGCAGTACCTGCAGGGCAAGGGCCTGTGCCTGATGCCCATCTCCCTGGCGTCCGCCATCTCCTCCGCCACCTCGTCCGCGTCGCTCCTCTCCCGCCCGCCCGCCGTCGGCCGCCACGCTGTTGCCGCCACAGCCGGCCAGATGCACGACGCCAACGGCGGCGCTGCCGCGGCGACGACGTCGGCTAACagtgccggaggaggaggaggaggcgatgaCTCACGGTCCGCCAAGGACGGCGGCGGGAAGCAGTGA
- the LOC136521709 gene encoding transcription factor LRL1-like isoform X2 — translation MLSTLPSAWADLGAGGKSPWELTASAGAGAGAAEDPAAQNHFGDESALLASRLRQHQISGGDIKSSASPVMLQLSDLHRHGGLGGEDSGGNGFSPLPLFTDRSAAPAREEMEGGFKSPNSAGGDHSLFNGFGMHGAASGLPQFGQSGSMSPQSLGGPAASGGAPPAGGAASSAGGGAAPPRQQRQRARRGQATDPHSIAERLRRERIAERMKSLQELVPNGNKTDKASMLDEIIDYVKFLQLQVKVLSMSRLGGAAGMAPLVASMASSEGNSNGRGGGNNSGGKGGGGAGATTMSGSGENGNGGGVRVTEHQVAKMMEEDMGTAMQYLQGKGLCLMPISLASAISSATSSASLLSRPPAVGRHAVAATAGQMHDANGGAAAATTSANSAGGGGGGDDSRSAKDGGGKQ, via the exons ATGCTGTCCACGCTGCCCTCCGCGTGGGCTGACCTGGGCGCCGGTGGCAAGTCGCCCTGGGAACTCACCGCGAGcgcgggcgccggcgccggcgcggccgAGGACCCCGCCGCGCAGAACCACTTCGGCGACGAGTCGGCGCTGCTCGCGTCCCGCCTCCGGCAGCACCAGATCAGCGGCGGGGACATCAAGTCCTCCGCCTCCCCGGTCATGCTGCAGCTCAGTGACCTGCACCGCCACGGCGGCCTGGGGGGCGAGGACAGCGGGGGCAACGGGTTCTCCCCGCTGCCGCTCTTCACGGACCGGTCCGCCGCGCCGGCTCGGGAGGAGATGGAGGGCGGCTTCAAGTCGCCCAACTCCGCC GGAGGTGATCACTCCTTGTTCAACGGGTTTGGGATGCACGGCGCGGCCTCCGGGCTGCCACAATTTGGCCAG AGTGGATCAATGTCGCCGCAGAGCCTGGGAGGGCctgcggcgagcggcggcgcacCCCCAGCTGGCGGGGCAGCTTCATcggccggcggcggggcggcacccccgcggcagcagcggcagcgggcgAGGAGAGGGCAGGCCACTGACCCCCACAGCATAGCGGAACGT CTTCGAAGGGAGAGGATCGCGGAGCGGATGAAGTCGCTGCAGGAGCTGGTCCCGAACGGCAACAAG ACGGACAAGGCGTCGATGCTGGACGAGATCATCGACTACGTGAAGTTCCTGCAGCTACAAGTCAAG GTTCTCAGCATGAGCCGGCTGGGAGGAGCCGCCGGCATGGCGCCTCTGGTTGCAAGCATGGCTTCATCTGAG GGCAACAGCAATGGAAGAGGCGGCGGCAACAACAGCGGCGGAaaaggcggcggcggtgctggtgCTACCACCATGAGCGGCAGCGGCGAGAACGGCAACGGCGGCGGGGTGCGGGTGACGGAGCATCAGGTGGCGAAGatgatggaggaggacatgggcACGGCCATGCAGTACCTGCAGGGCAAGGGCCTGTGCCTGATGCCCATCTCCCTGGCGTCCGCCATCTCCTCCGCCACCTCGTCCGCGTCGCTCCTCTCCCGCCCGCCCGCCGTCGGCCGCCACGCTGTTGCCGCCACAGCCGGCCAGATGCACGACGCCAACGGCGGCGCTGCCGCGGCGACGACGTCGGCTAACagtgccggaggaggaggaggaggcgatgaCTCACGGTCCGCCAAGGACGGCGGCGGGAAGCAGTGA